The Dendrosporobacter quercicolus genome window below encodes:
- the rpsG gene encoding 30S ribosomal protein S7, whose product MPRKGPVPKRDVLPDPVYNSKIVTRFINKVMLSGKKGVAERVVYDAFDNIRAKTGKDPLEVFETAMKNVMPVLEVRARRVGGANYQVPVEVRPERRLTLGIRWMVNYARLRGEKTMKERLANELLDAANNTGAAIKKKDDTHKMAEANKAFAHYRW is encoded by the coding sequence ATGCCAAGAAAAGGACCTGTACCTAAGCGTGATGTACTGCCTGATCCGGTGTATAACTCAAAAATAGTTACCAGATTTATCAATAAAGTTATGCTTTCCGGTAAAAAAGGCGTTGCTGAAAGAGTAGTATATGATGCTTTTGACAATATAAGAGCGAAAACCGGCAAAGATCCATTGGAAGTGTTTGAAACTGCAATGAAAAATGTTATGCCGGTATTGGAAGTCCGCGCCCGCCGGGTGGGCGGCGCAAACTACCAGGTTCCGGTGGAAGTGCGTCCGGAACGCCGTTTGACTTTGGGTATTCGCTGGATGGTCAATTACGCCAGGCTGCGCGGCGAAAAAACCATGAAAGAAAGACTGGCGAATGAATTGCTTGATGCTGCGAACAATACTGGCGCCGCCATCAAGAAAAAAGACGATACGCATAAAATGGCAGAAGCCAATAAGGCCTTTGCTCACTATCGTTGGTAA
- the rplW gene encoding 50S ribosomal protein L23 — MANARDVLLRPMVTEKTTSLMQDNKYTFVVAPSANKIEIRRAVEELFKVKVLAVNTIRVLGKTKRMGRTQGKRSDYKKAIVKLAPGERIEFFEGV; from the coding sequence ATGGCAAACGCACGTGATGTGTTACTTCGCCCAATGGTTACCGAAAAAACAACCAGCTTGATGCAGGATAATAAATATACTTTTGTTGTTGCTCCTTCAGCCAACAAAATTGAAATTCGCAGAGCTGTTGAAGAACTGTTTAAAGTAAAAGTTCTTGCCGTCAATACCATCCGGGTTTTGGGTAAAACCAAACGGATGGGACGTACTCAGGGCAAACGTTCGGATTATAAAAAAGCCATCGTTAAACTCGCTCCCGGTGAGCGGATTGAATTCTTCGAAGGCGTATAA
- the rpsL gene encoding 30S ribosomal protein S12 translates to MPTINQLVRKSREDILRKSTAPALKECPQKRGVCTRVYTTTPKKPNSALRKVARVRLTNGIEVTAYIPGIGHNLQEHSVVLIRGGRVKDLPGVRYHIIRGALDTAGVQNRNQGRSKYGTKRAKKK, encoded by the coding sequence ATGCCTACAATTAATCAATTGGTACGTAAAAGTAGAGAAGATATACTGAGAAAATCTACTGCGCCTGCGTTGAAAGAGTGTCCTCAAAAGCGCGGTGTGTGCACAAGAGTATATACAACCACTCCGAAGAAGCCGAATTCGGCGCTCCGGAAAGTGGCGAGGGTAAGGCTGACCAATGGCATTGAAGTGACTGCTTATATTCCTGGCATTGGCCATAATTTGCAGGAGCATTCCGTGGTACTGATCAGAGGTGGCAGGGTAAAGGATTTACCTGGCGTCCGTTATCACATCATCCGCGGCGCGCTGGATACTGCCGGGGTTCAAAACCGTAATCAGGGCAGATCGAAATATGGAACGAAACGCGCTAAGAAAAAGTAA
- a CDS encoding L7Ae/L30e/S12e/Gadd45 family ribosomal protein: MPLEALKNAKKVIGVKQVTKAVSKGIADRVFVAVDADRRVIQPLVELCGRKAVAVQEVATMTELGQACLIEVGAAAAATVKPE, translated from the coding sequence ATGCCGCTTGAAGCACTGAAAAATGCGAAAAAAGTGATTGGCGTCAAGCAAGTTACCAAGGCGGTATCCAAAGGAATTGCGGACAGGGTTTTTGTGGCAGTGGATGCTGACAGGCGGGTAATTCAGCCGCTGGTGGAGCTGTGTGGCCGTAAAGCCGTTGCCGTACAGGAAGTGGCGACAATGACCGAACTGGGCCAGGCCTGTTTGATTGAGGTAGGGGCCGCAGCGGCGGCGACCGTAAAGCCGGAGTAA
- the tuf gene encoding elongation factor Tu, with the protein MAKKKFERNKPHVNIGTIGHVDHGKTTLTAAITKVLAKAGGAEFLAYDMIDKAPEERERGITINTAHVEYETAKRHYAHVDCPGHADYVKNMITGAAQMDGAILVCSAADGPMPQTREHILLSRQVGVPAMVVFLNKADMVDDAELMELVEMEVRELLSSYEFPGDDIPVIAGSALKALEGDAAYEAKIMELMDAVDEYIPTPVRDTDKSFLMPVEDVFTITGRGTVATGRVERGEIKVGDTIEIVGMTEKPKSTVVTGVEMFRKLLDSAVAGDNIGALLRGVERKEIERGQVLAKPGSIKPHTKFKAEVYVLSKEEGGRHTPFFTNYRPQFYFRTTDVTGVVNLPEGVEMVMPGDNIQMAIELITPIAIEEGLRFAIREGGRTVGAGVVTAIEA; encoded by the coding sequence ATGGCAAAGAAAAAATTTGAAAGAAACAAACCGCATGTAAACATCGGCACAATCGGTCACGTTGACCATGGCAAGACCACTTTGACTGCAGCGATTACCAAAGTATTGGCGAAAGCCGGCGGTGCGGAATTTTTGGCTTATGATATGATTGATAAAGCACCGGAAGAAAGAGAACGCGGTATTACCATCAATACCGCCCACGTTGAGTATGAAACGGCAAAACGCCATTATGCGCACGTTGACTGCCCCGGCCATGCCGACTATGTCAAAAACATGATCACCGGCGCTGCGCAAATGGATGGTGCGATTCTGGTTTGTAGCGCAGCTGACGGTCCGATGCCGCAAACCCGCGAGCACATTCTGCTGTCCCGTCAGGTAGGCGTGCCGGCAATGGTTGTGTTCCTGAATAAAGCCGATATGGTTGATGACGCCGAATTAATGGAACTGGTGGAAATGGAAGTTCGCGAGCTTCTGTCCAGCTATGAGTTCCCCGGCGATGACATCCCTGTGATCGCAGGTTCCGCGCTGAAAGCGCTGGAAGGCGATGCCGCTTATGAAGCAAAAATCATGGAATTGATGGATGCTGTTGATGAATACATCCCGACTCCTGTCCGCGATACTGACAAATCCTTCCTGATGCCTGTCGAGGATGTGTTTACGATTACCGGCCGCGGCACTGTTGCCACCGGTCGTGTGGAACGCGGTGAAATCAAAGTCGGCGATACCATTGAAATCGTTGGTATGACTGAAAAACCGAAATCCACTGTTGTAACTGGTGTGGAAATGTTCCGCAAGCTGCTGGACTCGGCAGTGGCCGGCGACAATATCGGCGCTCTGCTGCGTGGTGTTGAGCGTAAGGAAATCGAGCGCGGTCAGGTATTGGCCAAGCCTGGTTCCATTAAACCGCACACCAAATTCAAAGCCGAAGTTTATGTACTGTCCAAAGAAGAAGGCGGGCGTCATACGCCGTTTTTCACCAATTATCGTCCCCAGTTCTATTTCCGGACAACTGACGTTACCGGTGTGGTAAACCTTCCTGAAGGCGTGGAAATGGTTATGCCTGGCGACAACATTCAAATGGCGATCGAGCTGATTACTCCGATTGCAATTGAAGAAGGTTTGCGCTTTGCAATTCGCGAAGGCGGACGTACGGTCGGCGCAGGCGTTGTAACTGCAATTGAAGCTTAA
- the fusA gene encoding elongation factor G has product MARKFPLLKTRNIGIMAHIDAGKTTTTERILFYTGRVHKIGEVHDGAATMDWMVQEQERGITITSAATTCEWLGHRINIIDTPGHVDFTVEVERSLRVLDGSVAVFCAKGGVEPQSETVWRQADKYGVPRMAYVNKMDILGADFYRVVDMMKTRLGANPVPIQLPIGSEDVFKGIVDLVEMKALIYTDDLGKVSESTEIPEDLKEQAELYRQNLLDAVAESDDELMMKYLEGEELTVEEVKAGIRKATIACTMTPVLCGSSYKNKGVQPMLDAVVAYMPSPLDIPAIKGVDPDSGEEDKRESDDSLPFSALAFKIMADPYVGKLAFFRVYSGKLASGSYVFNSTKGKKERIGRILQMHANRREEIEEVYSGDIAAAVGLKDTTTGDTLCDDKRPIILESMVFPEPVIQVAVEPKTKADQEKMGVALARLAEEDPTFRVETDQETGQTIISGMGELHLEIIVDRMLREFKVDCNVGKPQVAYRETIRKAVKAEGKFVRQSGGRGQYGHCWLEIEPQEVGKGFEFVNKVVGGAIPREYINPIEAGIKEAMENGVIAGYPMVDIKVTVFDGSYHDVDSSEMAFKIAGSMGFKAGAAKASPTLLEPYMKVEVTVPEEYMGDVIGDLNSRRGRIEGMEARAGAQVINAFVPLAEMFGYATDLRSKTQGRGTYSMEISHYDEVPKNISEAIIAKVKGA; this is encoded by the coding sequence GTGGCTAGAAAGTTTCCTCTCTTAAAGACGCGGAACATAGGCATCATGGCACATATTGACGCCGGAAAAACCACTACAACTGAACGTATACTGTTTTATACCGGTAGAGTACACAAAATCGGTGAAGTACATGATGGCGCTGCAACTATGGACTGGATGGTGCAGGAACAAGAGAGAGGTATAACTATCACTTCTGCTGCTACTACTTGTGAGTGGTTGGGACATCGCATAAACATCATTGACACACCAGGACACGTGGACTTTACTGTTGAGGTAGAACGGTCACTCAGGGTGCTTGATGGCTCGGTCGCTGTGTTTTGTGCAAAAGGCGGTGTGGAGCCACAGTCGGAAACTGTCTGGCGTCAAGCCGACAAATATGGCGTACCACGGATGGCCTATGTGAATAAAATGGATATTTTAGGCGCCGACTTCTACCGGGTTGTCGATATGATGAAAACCCGGCTGGGCGCAAACCCGGTGCCGATTCAGCTGCCAATCGGGTCGGAAGATGTCTTTAAAGGCATTGTCGACCTGGTGGAAATGAAAGCGCTGATTTATACCGATGATCTTGGCAAAGTCAGCGAGTCAACTGAAATTCCGGAAGATTTGAAAGAACAGGCTGAACTTTACCGTCAAAATTTGCTGGATGCCGTGGCTGAAAGCGATGACGAACTGATGATGAAGTATCTTGAGGGCGAAGAACTCACTGTTGAAGAAGTGAAAGCAGGGATCCGCAAGGCCACCATTGCTTGCACGATGACTCCGGTGCTTTGCGGCTCATCCTACAAAAATAAAGGCGTTCAGCCCATGCTGGATGCCGTGGTCGCTTACATGCCGTCGCCTTTGGATATACCGGCAATCAAAGGGGTTGACCCTGATTCCGGCGAGGAAGATAAGCGTGAATCGGACGACAGCCTGCCGTTTTCGGCGCTGGCGTTCAAGATTATGGCCGACCCTTATGTCGGTAAGCTGGCTTTCTTCCGGGTATATTCCGGCAAGCTTGCTTCCGGCTCCTATGTGTTTAATTCCACCAAGGGCAAAAAAGAACGGATTGGCCGTATCCTGCAAATGCATGCCAATCGCCGTGAAGAAATCGAAGAGGTTTACAGCGGCGACATCGCGGCGGCAGTTGGCTTGAAGGATACCACAACCGGCGATACGCTGTGCGATGACAAACGCCCCATCATTCTGGAATCCATGGTATTCCCCGAACCTGTTATTCAGGTGGCGGTTGAACCCAAAACCAAGGCCGACCAGGAAAAAATGGGTGTTGCGCTGGCTCGTCTGGCTGAAGAAGATCCTACTTTCCGCGTTGAGACTGATCAGGAAACCGGTCAGACCATCATTTCCGGAATGGGTGAGCTTCACCTTGAGATTATTGTGGATCGCATGCTCCGGGAATTTAAAGTGGATTGCAATGTCGGCAAGCCGCAGGTTGCCTACCGCGAAACCATTCGCAAAGCAGTTAAGGCTGAAGGCAAGTTTGTCCGTCAGTCCGGCGGTCGCGGCCAATATGGTCATTGCTGGCTGGAAATTGAACCGCAGGAAGTCGGCAAAGGCTTTGAGTTTGTCAATAAAGTTGTCGGCGGGGCAATTCCGCGCGAATACATTAATCCGATTGAAGCCGGGATTAAAGAAGCAATGGAAAATGGCGTTATCGCCGGCTATCCAATGGTTGATATCAAAGTAACTGTGTTTGACGGCTCCTACCATGATGTCGACTCTTCGGAGATGGCGTTCAAAATTGCCGGTTCGATGGGCTTTAAAGCCGGTGCGGCCAAGGCCAGCCCGACACTCCTTGAACCCTACATGAAGGTTGAAGTAACTGTTCCGGAAGAGTACATGGGCGATGTTATCGGCGACTTGAACTCAAGACGCGGCCGCATTGAAGGCATGGAAGCCCGGGCCGGTGCACAGGTGATCAACGCATTTGTACCGCTCGCCGAAATGTTTGGTTATGCAACAGACCTGCGTTCAAAAACTCAGGGCCGCGGTACCTATTCCATGGAAATTTCTCACTATGATGAGGTTCCTAAAAATATTTCTGAGGCTATTATCGCAAAAGTAAAAGGCGCGTAA
- the rplD gene encoding 50S ribosomal protein L4 codes for MPKVAVYDIAGNQTGDIELNEHVFGIEVNEAVLHQAVVMQLASQRLGTHATKTRGFVRGGGRKPWKQKGTGRARAGSTRSPIWVGGGTVFGPQPRSYAFRMPRKQRRLALKSALSAKVLEGELVVVDNINFEQPKTKHVVKMLNDFKAAEDKALIITAETIETVEKSSRNIPGVKAIASTGLNVYDILYHGKVFITKDAVTRIEEVLA; via the coding sequence ATGCCGAAAGTAGCAGTATATGATATTGCCGGTAATCAGACCGGCGATATTGAATTAAATGAGCATGTTTTTGGAATAGAAGTAAACGAGGCTGTGCTTCATCAGGCGGTTGTCATGCAGCTTGCCAGCCAGCGTCTTGGCACTCATGCCACCAAAACCAGAGGTTTTGTCCGCGGTGGCGGACGCAAGCCTTGGAAACAAAAAGGTACCGGCCGGGCCCGCGCCGGCAGCACCCGTTCCCCAATCTGGGTAGGCGGCGGTACTGTTTTCGGTCCTCAACCCCGCTCTTATGCGTTCAGAATGCCGCGCAAACAACGCCGGCTGGCCCTGAAGTCCGCCTTATCGGCCAAAGTGCTGGAAGGCGAATTGGTGGTTGTTGACAATATTAACTTTGAACAGCCTAAAACCAAACATGTGGTAAAAATGCTGAACGATTTTAAAGCCGCTGAGGATAAAGCGCTGATTATTACCGCAGAAACAATCGAAACTGTGGAGAAATCTTCCCGCAACATTCCCGGCGTTAAGGCAATTGCTTCCACTGGTCTTAATGTTTACGACATACTTTACCATGGTAAAGTGTTTATTACTAAAGATGCAGTCACCCGCATTGAGGAGGTGCTTGCGTAA
- the rplC gene encoding 50S ribosomal protein L3, with protein MAKGILGRKLGMTQIFTEEGKVVPVTVVESGKTVVVQSKTVENDGYNAVQLGFGTVKDKKVTKPMKGHFAKAGAEPVKFIREMRLPSASEYNQGDVISVDVFSAGELIDVTGTAKGKGFAGGIKRHNFRRGPMAHGSKSHREPGSIGPRMSGGGGKVFKGKKLPGHMGGQQVTIQRLSVVRVDAERNLILIKGAIPGPKGSFVVIKNTVKPNK; from the coding sequence ATGGCTAAAGGAATCTTAGGTAGAAAACTTGGCATGACCCAAATCTTTACTGAAGAAGGCAAAGTAGTTCCGGTTACAGTCGTTGAGTCTGGCAAAACCGTTGTAGTTCAAAGCAAGACTGTTGAAAACGATGGATATAATGCGGTGCAATTGGGCTTCGGCACTGTTAAAGATAAAAAGGTTACCAAACCGATGAAAGGTCATTTTGCTAAAGCCGGCGCCGAGCCGGTAAAATTCATTCGCGAAATGCGTCTGCCCAGCGCTTCTGAATATAATCAAGGCGATGTTATAAGCGTAGATGTGTTCAGCGCCGGCGAGTTGATTGATGTGACCGGTACCGCCAAAGGAAAAGGCTTTGCCGGCGGTATCAAACGCCACAACTTTAGACGCGGCCCAATGGCGCACGGTTCTAAATCGCATCGTGAACCGGGTTCTATCGGTCCCCGGATGAGCGGCGGCGGCGGTAAAGTATTCAAAGGGAAAAAACTGCCTGGGCACATGGGTGGTCAGCAGGTTACAATACAACGTCTGAGTGTCGTCAGAGTGGATGCCGAGCGCAATTTAATTTTGATTAAAGGCGCTATCCCTGGTCCTAAAGGAAGCTTTGTTGTGATCAAAAACACGGTAAAGCCCAACAAATAA
- the rpsJ gene encoding 30S ribosomal protein S10: MAKQQKIRIRLKAYDHKALDQSAVKIVETAKRTGALVSGPIPLPTEKNIFTILRSPHVNKDSREQFEMRTHKRLIDILEPTSKTVDALMRLDLPAGVDIEIKL, from the coding sequence ATGGCTAAACAACAAAAAATCAGAATCCGCCTCAAAGCATACGACCACAAGGCGCTGGATCAAAGCGCGGTGAAAATTGTGGAAACAGCAAAAAGAACGGGTGCTTTGGTATCGGGGCCGATTCCACTTCCTACTGAAAAAAATATTTTTACAATTCTTCGTTCTCCACATGTCAATAAAGACTCCCGGGAGCAATTTGAAATGCGTACCCATAAACGTCTGATTGACATCCTTGAGCCGACTTCAAAGACCGTTGATGCACTGATGCGTCTTGATCTGCCGGCTGGTGTGGATATCGAGATTAAGCTGTAG
- the rpoC gene encoding DNA-directed RNA polymerase subunit beta', translating into MLDVNNFDSMRIGLASPEQIHKWSHGEVKKPETINYRTLKPEREGLFCEKIFGPQRDWECHCGKYKRIRYKGIICDRCGVEVTRSKVRRDRMGHIELAAPVSHIWYFKGIPSRMGLILDISPRSLEKVLYFASYIVLDPGDTPLMKKQLLSENEYRDYRDKYGNSFKVGMGAEAIKKLLEELDLDKLGRELRQELKEVSGQRKIRAIRRLEVVEAFRKSGNMPSWMILDVVPVIPPELRPMVQLDGGRFATSDLNDLYRRVINRNNRLKRLLDLGAPDIIVRNEKRMLQEAVDALIDNGRRGRPVTGPGNRPLKSLSDMLKGKQGRFRQNLLGKRVDYSGRSVIVVGPELKLHQCGLPKEMALELFKPFVMKKLVNAGHAHNIKSAKRMVERVRPEVWDVLEEVIKEHPVLLNRAPTLHRLGIQAFEPVLTEGRALKIHPLVCTAYNADFDGDQMAIHVPLSAEAQAEARLLMLSAHNILSTKDGKPVAVPTQDMVLGTYYLTIEKPGAQGEGKIVVDINEALLAYQHKELSLQARIKIRIPGYGLVNTTLGRLIFNESLPEEIRYYYQENGEWCLGIMMDKKQLGKLVDNCYRKFGNAKTAVVLDKVKSLGYSFACRAGVTVAIADIMVPPEKKDILARTETQVDTIDKQFRRGLITDDERYKKVIDLWTKATDDITGAMMNNLDRFNPVYMMANSGARGNIQQIRQLAGMRGLMADPSGRIIDLPIKANFREGLTVLEYFISTHGARKGLADTALRTADSGYLTRRLVDVAQDVIVREDDCDVVGINLIRERAKLAKSSTSAIGFLRDTLLGRLLAQDVFDPKTADLIVPQDTVLDDENLRLIGEAGVPEITLKGTSAQIEEDVSNAASSETIVLGAPEEHVRQALKQSMIREMLGKNTIAAIKNSLGEEIVPADTKLEEEHIEAILGSDVREVKVRNNNIKGIEVEAITEGSAVIEHLKDRIIGRVAAEDIVDPETGEIIVRLNQELDEELAERVVKVRKKVSIRSVLTCKSLYGVCIKCYGRNLATGHSVDVGEAVGIIAAQSIGEPGTQLTMRTFHTGGIAGDDITQGLPRVEELFEARKPKRQAIITEIEGKVELKEIKGMRKITIFPETGEERVYQIPYGARMIVSDGQMVEAGDRLTEGSVNPHDILRVRGLKDTQRYLVYEVQKVYKSQGVEINDKHIEVMVRQMLHKVKVEESGDTDLLPGEYIDVNTFEEENAKAIEAGGEPSVARPILLGITKASLATDSFLSAASFQETTRVLTDAAIKGKVDPLLGLKENVIIGKLVPAGTGMSRYRNIKIVKPAADIVTTE; encoded by the coding sequence TTGTTGGATGTAAACAATTTTGATTCTATGCGCATTGGCTTAGCTTCACCGGAACAGATTCACAAGTGGTCGCACGGCGAAGTTAAGAAACCTGAAACAATTAACTACCGGACACTAAAACCGGAGCGTGAGGGCTTATTCTGCGAGAAAATTTTTGGACCGCAGCGCGACTGGGAGTGTCACTGCGGTAAATATAAACGGATCCGCTATAAAGGGATCATTTGTGACCGCTGCGGCGTTGAAGTGACCCGTTCGAAGGTTCGCCGCGACCGGATGGGGCATATTGAGCTGGCGGCGCCGGTCTCGCATATCTGGTATTTTAAAGGTATTCCCAGCCGGATGGGGCTAATTCTGGATATTTCCCCACGGTCGCTGGAAAAGGTTCTGTACTTTGCTTCCTATATCGTGCTTGATCCCGGTGATACGCCGTTGATGAAAAAGCAGCTGCTTAGCGAAAATGAATATCGCGATTATCGCGATAAATACGGCAACTCCTTTAAAGTCGGCATGGGCGCCGAAGCAATCAAAAAATTACTGGAAGAGCTTGATCTTGACAAGCTTGGCCGTGAGCTGCGCCAGGAACTGAAGGAAGTAAGCGGTCAGCGAAAAATCAGGGCCATTCGCCGCCTGGAAGTGGTCGAGGCGTTCCGCAAATCAGGCAATATGCCGTCGTGGATGATATTAGACGTTGTTCCGGTCATTCCGCCGGAACTGCGCCCGATGGTGCAGCTGGACGGCGGCCGGTTTGCCACTTCTGATCTGAATGATTTGTACCGGCGGGTGATCAACCGCAACAACCGCTTAAAACGCTTATTGGATCTTGGTGCGCCCGATATTATCGTGCGCAATGAAAAACGAATGCTGCAGGAAGCGGTTGACGCTCTGATTGATAATGGCCGGCGCGGCCGGCCGGTTACCGGCCCCGGCAATCGTCCGCTAAAATCGTTAAGCGATATGCTCAAAGGCAAGCAGGGCCGTTTCCGTCAAAACCTGCTGGGCAAGCGGGTGGATTATTCCGGCCGTTCGGTTATCGTGGTTGGTCCGGAGCTTAAACTGCACCAATGCGGTCTGCCGAAGGAAATGGCGCTGGAATTATTCAAGCCGTTTGTCATGAAAAAACTGGTCAATGCCGGCCACGCCCATAATATTAAGAGCGCCAAGCGGATGGTGGAACGGGTAAGACCGGAAGTATGGGATGTGCTGGAAGAGGTAATAAAAGAACATCCTGTATTACTTAACCGTGCTCCCACTCTGCACAGACTGGGCATTCAGGCGTTTGAACCGGTGCTGACGGAAGGCCGGGCCCTGAAAATTCATCCGCTGGTATGTACTGCCTATAACGCCGACTTTGACGGCGACCAAATGGCCATTCATGTGCCGCTTTCGGCGGAAGCTCAGGCGGAGGCCCGGCTTCTTATGCTGTCGGCCCATAATATCCTTTCAACCAAGGATGGCAAGCCGGTGGCTGTGCCGACCCAGGATATGGTTTTAGGCACCTACTATCTGACAATAGAAAAACCGGGTGCGCAGGGTGAAGGCAAAATTGTAGTTGATATCAATGAAGCACTGCTGGCTTACCAGCATAAAGAACTGTCCCTCCAGGCCAGAATTAAAATTCGTATTCCCGGCTACGGTCTGGTCAATACAACCCTGGGCCGGCTGATTTTCAATGAAAGCCTGCCGGAAGAAATTCGCTATTACTATCAGGAAAATGGCGAATGGTGCCTGGGCATCATGATGGATAAAAAACAACTGGGCAAGCTGGTAGATAACTGTTACCGGAAATTTGGCAACGCCAAAACGGCGGTTGTACTTGATAAAGTCAAATCATTGGGTTATTCGTTTGCCTGCCGGGCTGGTGTAACGGTTGCCATTGCCGATATTATGGTGCCGCCGGAGAAAAAGGATATTCTCGCCCGAACCGAAACGCAGGTTGACACGATTGATAAACAGTTCCGCCGCGGTTTGATTACCGATGACGAACGTTATAAGAAAGTCATTGATCTCTGGACCAAAGCCACGGATGATATTACCGGGGCGATGATGAACAATCTTGACCGGTTTAACCCGGTGTATATGATGGCTAACTCCGGCGCCCGCGGCAACATTCAGCAGATTCGCCAGCTGGCCGGAATGCGCGGCCTGATGGCCGACCCGTCCGGGCGGATCATCGACTTGCCGATCAAGGCCAATTTCCGGGAAGGCTTAACGGTTTTGGAATATTTTATTTCCACTCATGGCGCGAGAAAAGGTTTGGCCGATACGGCGCTTAGAACGGCCGACTCCGGTTATCTGACCCGTCGTCTGGTGGATGTGGCCCAGGACGTCATAGTCCGGGAAGATGACTGCGATGTTGTCGGCATTAATCTGATTCGTGAACGGGCGAAGCTGGCCAAATCCAGCACCAGCGCCATCGGCTTTTTACGTGATACTCTGCTGGGACGTCTGCTGGCTCAGGATGTATTTGATCCAAAAACAGCTGATTTGATTGTCCCGCAGGATACCGTGCTGGATGATGAGAACCTGCGGCTGATTGGCGAGGCGGGAGTGCCGGAGATTACCCTTAAGGGGACTTCGGCCCAGATCGAAGAGGATGTCAGCAATGCCGCTTCAAGCGAGACCATCGTGCTGGGTGCGCCGGAAGAACATGTCCGCCAGGCGCTCAAGCAGTCCATGATTCGTGAAATGCTGGGCAAGAACACAATCGCCGCCATTAAAAACAGTCTTGGCGAGGAAATTGTTCCGGCGGATACCAAACTGGAGGAAGAACACATTGAGGCCATCCTGGGCAGCGATGTCCGTGAGGTGAAGGTTCGCAACAATAACATTAAGGGGATTGAAGTCGAAGCCATTACCGAGGGTTCAGCGGTCATTGAGCATTTGAAGGACCGGATTATCGGCCGGGTCGCCGCCGAAGATATCGTTGATCCCGAAACAGGCGAAATCATTGTCCGCTTAAACCAGGAACTGGATGAAGAGCTGGCCGAAAGGGTGGTTAAAGTCCGGAAAAAGGTTTCTATCCGTTCGGTGCTTACCTGCAAATCGCTCTATGGCGTTTGCATTAAATGCTACGGCCGCAATCTGGCGACCGGCCATTCGGTTGATGTCGGTGAGGCGGTTGGTATTATCGCCGCCCAGTCCATCGGCGAGCCGGGTACACAGCTTACGATGCGTACTTTCCATACCGGCGGTATTGCCGGTGACGATATTACTCAGGGTCTGCCAAGGGTCGAAGAGTTGTTTGAAGCCCGCAAGCCTAAGCGGCAGGCAATCATTACCGAAATCGAAGGCAAGGTTGAACTCAAGGAAATTAAGGGTATGCGTAAAATTACCATCTTCCCGGAAACCGGTGAAGAACGGGTCTATCAGATACCGTACGGCGCGCGGATGATTGTCAGCGACGGGCAAATGGTGGAAGCCGGCGACCGCCTGACTGAGGGCTCGGTCAATCCGCATGACATTTTGCGCGTGCGCGGCCTGAAAGATACCCAGCGTTATCTGGTCTATGAAGTGCAAAAGGTTTATAAGTCCCAGGGCGTTGAAATCAATGATAAGCACATTGAGGTTATGGTGCGGCAAATGCTGCACAAAGTCAAAGTGGAAGAATCGGGCGACACCGATTTACTGCCTGGTGAATACATTGATGTCAATACGTTTGAGGAAGAAAATGCCAAAGCGATTGAAGCCGGCGGCGAACCGTCGGTAGCCCGGCCCATCCTGCTGGGGATTACCAAAGCTTCGCTGGCAACGGATTCTTTCCTGTCGGCCGCTTCGTTCCAGGAAACCACGCGTGTTCTGACGGATGCCGCCATTAAAGGCAAAGTTGATCCTTTGCTGGGCCTGAAAGAAAATGTAATCATCGGCAAACTGGTGCCGGCCGGTACCGGTATGAGCCGCTACCGCAATATCAAAATTGTTAAACCGGCAGCCGATATTGTGACGACGGAATAA